The Lepidochelys kempii isolate rLepKem1 chromosome 5, rLepKem1.hap2, whole genome shotgun sequence genome window below encodes:
- the LOC140911769 gene encoding uncharacterized protein, translated as MGSSLSALQVQHRNELQYLLRKAQHDCPARELTLLLQEVRAKCPWYPEAGSLKLADWERLGQTLHKEPRAPVQALHAWHLCRDVVQRVASDRPSLARLVLSPPPSAPAAIPPPGDATQQVASERPSPAPTEELPILPPPSAPAAIPPPASPPVPLLPPPPWPSPPEPVCDHPPPMGPPGESSASAQKLSLVQQMVHAAKARSDLTAEELADLVSVCPVTWQNDDQGNPVGTWTTLPYSVVREDRCGFQPGACDQHLNNMAWHQGLSNPIPEFQLTLEETALPPESTTAGRKRRRRNVPSQPVTWGAVKALVATAQRKLAADSAARNS; from the exons atgggaagctccctctctgctttgcaagtgcaacaccgtaatgagctgcagtatttgctgcgtaaggctcagcatgactgcccggctcgagaactcactctcctgctacaggaggtgcgtgccaagtgcccgtggtatcctgaagctggaagccttaagctagcggactgggagcgattgggccagacattgcacaaagagcctcgggcacccgtgcaggctttacatgcctggcacctctgccgcgacgtggtacagcgtgtcgcctcggacagaccctccctcgcgaggctggtgctctcgccgcccccgtccgcccctgcagccatcccccctcctggcgatgcgacacagcaggtcgcctcggaaaggccctctccagccccaacagaggagctgccgatcctgccacccccgtccgctcctgcagccatccctccccctgcttcgcccccagtgcctctattaccaccgcctccctggccttccccaccggagccggtgtgtgatcaccctccccccatggggccccccggagagtcatctgcatctgctcagaagctttcgctggtgcaacaaatggttcacgcagcgaaagctcgatcagatcttacagcagaggagctggctgatctggtctccgtttgcccggtgacctggcagaatgatgaccagggcaaccccgtgggcacctggaccactctgccatactcggtggttagagag gaccgttgtgggttccagcccggtgcgtgcgaccagcacttaaacaacatggcatggcaccaggggctgtcgaatcccataccagagtttcagctgaccttggaggagaccgcgttgccccccgagtcgacaacggcgggacggaaacggaggaggcgtaacgtcccaagccagcccgtgacatggggagcagtaaaagcattggtcgccacggctcaacgaaaactggcagcagattcagcagccagaaactcctaa